Proteins encoded together in one Ipomoea triloba cultivar NCNSP0323 chromosome 4, ASM357664v1 window:
- the LOC116014922 gene encoding protein ECERIFERUM 26-like, with product MVSSESAEGLIYNVKLSSVGPGSVTGQDVVYEPSNLDLAMKLHYLRGVYYFESPAFEGLSVIDIKEPLFTLFNVYYMTCGRFRRADSSGRPYIKCNDCGVRFVEAYCDKSLEEWVEMRDAALEKLLTPNQVIGPELFFSPALLIQYNKFKCGGVALGLTWAHVLGDVFSATEFMNMFGKVVAGTKPARPMSLAQTLTKATAHQELPKVLEDPLSIKKVGPVGDHWTVTNNCTMERFTFFVGPSQLGQMRSTIGDYGPFELLSAIIWQAVARHRNGPEPKVVTVCRKSPQAHIKAGNVGNSQAVSTVKLGGDSIGESNLAELARLLKHEGADERRKIDEAMEKERGDADVVFYGANLTFVDMEDADFYGFEWRGQKPVKVSYQIDGVGDDGCVLVLPAPRHVGEDGAKGRLVTVILPENEVKELKSDLKKEWCIA from the exons atggtgTCATCGGAGTCGGCGGAGGGGCTAATCTACAACGTGAAACTGTCGTCGGTGGGGCCGGGCAGTGTGACGGGGCAAGACGTGGTTTACGAGCCAAGCAACCTGGACTTAGCCATGAAGCTTCACTACCTGCGAGGAGTGTACTACTTCGAAAGCCCAGCCTTCGAAGGCCTCAGCGTTATCGACATCAAAGAGCCGCTCTTCACGCTCTTCAACGTCTACTACATGACCTGCGGCCGGTTCCGCCGGGCCGACTCCTCCGGCCGCCCCTACATCAAGTGCAACGACTGCGGCGTCAGATTCGTGGAGGCCTATTGCGATAAGAGCTTGGAGGAGTGGGTTGAGATGAGAGACGCCGCCCTTGAGAAGCTCCTCACTCCCAATCAGGTCATCGGCCCCGAGCTTTTCTTCTCCCCGGCTCTTCTTATTCAG tataataaatttaaatgcgGTGGAGTAGCATTGGGCCTAACCTGGGCCCATGTTCTTGGTGACGTCTTCTCAGCTACAGAGTTCATGAACATGTTTGGAAAAGTTGTTGCCGGTACCAAACCAGCCCGGCCCATGAGCTTGGCCCAAACACTGACTAAGGCAACGGCCCATCAAGAACTACCGAAAGTTCTAGAAGATCCACTTTCCATCAAGAAAGTTGGCCCAGTTGGAGATCATTGGACGGTCACCAACAATTGCACAATGGAGCGTTTCACTTTCTTCGTGGGGCCGTCACAATTGGGCCAAATGAGGTCCACAATAGGAGACTACGGCCCATTTGAGTTACTCTCCGCAATCATTTGGCAGGCCGTAGCCCGGCATCGTAATGGGCCTGAGCCCAAAGTGGTGACGGTTTGCAGGAAAAGCCCACAGGCCCACATCAAAGCCGGCAATGTCGGCAACAGCCAAGCGGTTAGTACAGTGAAACTTGGCGGCGACTCCATCGGAGAATCCAATCTGGCGGAGCTCGCGAGGCTGCTGAAGCATGAAGGCGCCGACGAGCGCCGGAAAATCGATGAAGCGATGGAGAAAGAGCGCGGCGACGCAGACGTCGTGTTCTACGGAGCGAATTTAACATTCGTCGATATGGAAGACGCCGATTTCTACggattcgaatggagaggacagAAGCCGGTGAAAGTGAGCTACCAAATAGATGGAGTCGGCGACGATGGCTGCGTTTTGGTGCTTCCGGCGCCGAGACATGTCGGAGAAGACGGTGCGAAAGGAAGGCTTGTGACTGTGATTTTGCCGGAGAATGAGGTGAAGGAGCTGAAATCGGACCTCAAAAAGGAATGGTGCATTGCTTGA
- the LOC116015780 gene encoding AP2/ERF and B3 domain-containing transcription factor At1g51120-like has translation MASGTTNVTTVEASDSGSSTEQHRRQKRQRPDPTTAVVIGSSRFKGVVGQQSGNWGAQIYANHQRIWLGTFKTEEDAAAAYDSAAIRLRCGDAHRNFPWTAITLQEPSFQTQFSTEQILKMIKDGSYVPKFSDHCKTLSLTGQPVRLSTRTGDEPGSVLKELFKKELTPSDVGKLNRLVIPKKHALKFFPRTLDTAAEDDGADDVELVFYDKAMRSWKFRYCYWKSSQSFVFTRGWNRFVKDKGIKARDVVIFSAYEYKDNNNGPGSETRSICVLDVEYTDRRDEDGNDNNNGNNGVEEKTEEDSVEKGDEGIEEGREGVEMEMGNKDVKPAGFMLFGVQII, from the coding sequence ATGGCGAGTGGCACGACGAACGTGACGACGGTGGAAGCCTCCGATTCCGGCAGCTCCACGGAGCAACACCGCCGTCAGAAGCGGCAGAGGCCGGACCCGACGACCGCCGTCGTCATCGGCTCGTCGAGGTTCAAAGGCGTGGTGGGGCAACAAAGCGGCAACTGGGGAGCTCAGATTTACGCGAACCACCAGAGAATATGGCTGGGCACCTTCAAGACGGAGGAGGACGCGGCGGCGGCTTACGACAGCGCCGCCATTCGCCTCCGGTGCGGCGACGCCCACCGTAACTTCCCCTGGACCGCCATCACCCTCCAAGAGCCCTCTTTCCAGACCCAATTCTCCACCGAACAAATCCTCAAGATGATCAAAGACGGTTCCTACGTCCCCAAATTCTCCGACCACTGCAAAACCCTCTCCCTGACCGGCCAACCGGTCAGACTCTCCACCCGAACCGGGGACGAACCCGGTTCGGTTCTCAAAGAGCTCTTCAAGAAAGAACTGACTCCGAGCGACGTCGGGAAACTGAACCGGCTGGTCATCCCGAAGAAACACGCCCTGAAATTCTTCCCCCGAACTCTCGACACGGCGGCGGAGGACGACGGCGCTGATGACGTGGAGCTGGTGTTCTACGATAAGGCAATGCGGTCGTGGAAGTTCCGGTACTGTTACTGGAAGAGCAGCCAGAGCTTCGTGTTCACACGGGGTTGGAACCGGTTCGTGAAAGACAAAGGAATCAAGGCCCGAGACGTTGTCATATTCTCGGCCTACGAATACAAGGATAATAATAATGGACCGGGTTCGGAAACCCGGTCCATTTGCGTCTTAGATGTGGAATATACTGACCGCCGCGACGAGGACGGAAATGACAACAATAACGGTAACAACGGGGTTGAGGAAAAGACGGAAGAGGACAGTGTTGAGAAGGGTGATGAGGGTATTGAGGAAGGAAGGGAAGGGGTAGAAATGGAAATGGGGAATAAGGATGTGAAACCCGCCGGGTTTATGCTTTTTGGGGTGCAAATTATTTAA